Proteins encoded in a region of the Flammeovirga yaeyamensis genome:
- a CDS encoding SDR family oxidoreductase — translation MKESRFNQKVYWVVGASSGIGKQLAISLSQFPCKLIISARNESALIDLQNEYQKEDSITVLPMDLSASQKELTDISHQAYQIHQQLDGIFLVGGISQRASFEEMALSTFEKIMQVNFWGALHITKAVLPYLKKSDDPMIVCINSVQGKMGIPDRTAYAASKHALLGFMDSLRAELHPFGIQITNILPGYVKTDLAKNALQADGSQQGQLDEGKGGITVEKAALDILHYASIGKSEAVIGRPREQAAVYIKRFFPKLLEKLVRKKS, via the coding sequence ATGAAAGAATCAAGGTTTAATCAGAAAGTCTATTGGGTGGTTGGTGCCTCTTCGGGAATTGGTAAGCAATTGGCCATTTCTTTGAGTCAGTTTCCCTGCAAATTGATCATCTCGGCTAGAAATGAATCGGCTTTAATTGATCTTCAAAATGAATATCAAAAAGAAGATTCGATAACGGTCTTACCAATGGATTTATCTGCAAGTCAGAAAGAATTAACTGATATTTCCCATCAGGCTTATCAAATTCACCAACAATTGGATGGTATTTTTCTGGTGGGGGGAATTAGTCAACGTGCTTCATTCGAAGAAATGGCTTTATCCACTTTCGAAAAAATCATGCAGGTGAACTTTTGGGGAGCATTGCACATTACAAAGGCGGTGTTACCTTACCTAAAAAAATCTGATGACCCCATGATTGTTTGTATAAATAGTGTGCAAGGCAAAATGGGAATTCCAGATCGTACCGCTTATGCAGCATCAAAACATGCTTTATTAGGCTTTATGGATTCGTTAAGGGCGGAACTTCATCCTTTCGGCATTCAGATTACCAATATTCTACCGGGATATGTGAAAACTGATCTTGCAAAAAATGCTTTGCAAGCGGATGGTTCTCAACAAGGACAGCTTGATGAGGGGAAAGGAGGAATAACTGTGGAGAAAGCAGCCCTTGATATTTTACACTATGCTTCTATTGGTAAAAGCGAAGCAGTTATAGGCCGTCCGAGAGAACAAGCAGCGGTTTATATCAAACGTTTCTTTCCGAAGCTTTTAGAGAAATTAGTGAGAAAAAAATCATAA
- a CDS encoding sensor histidine kinase → MKTTESLFYQIPKPLISLTVFITVLPFLLHYSEIDLGKELDIIESQIIPATHFGFLSFMLLRWSSITLLFITCCLAYIHCHYSHSASSAIVGYSFFAIGLLKISQLLLINNFDVFGVELIKNQVLISTIFEGNILLVSLISIMIIQNDKEGNKTKYLQYYIGGSFIFISILIVGTTDYIFSLIDWVNERASIYLLTFMPIILNLVLFGAFMIKFLEHTKSYLLQMLFWSILPLSVAQLHIFYGSTELFDAHFNISQFLLTVSFVLPFVGLLMDYIEMFKTEKRKTTELILIQQDLKSKNHELEQFAYTTSHDLQEPLRSITSLTELLKSTYKDQFDHNGNQMLDYIHSSADRMINLIKALLEYSKIGRNRTLSNIDCDQMMTDVLQDLRISLSESNAKIRFNNLPVIRGYEIELRLLFQNLITNAIKFKRPDVNPVVTISSIHMAGEWMFAFQDNGIGIKKEHLENIFIIFNRLHSKSEYEGSGIGLAHCQKIVDLHHGSIWVESDSEFGSTFYFTILEKIPEIE, encoded by the coding sequence ATGAAAACCACTGAAAGCCTTTTTTATCAAATACCAAAACCATTAATATCTCTAACTGTCTTTATCACAGTATTGCCTTTCTTGTTACATTACTCAGAAATTGATTTAGGTAAAGAGTTAGATATTATAGAAAGTCAAATTATTCCAGCGACACATTTTGGTTTTTTATCCTTCATGTTATTGAGGTGGTCCTCTATCACCTTACTATTTATAACATGCTGTTTGGCCTATATACATTGTCATTATTCGCATTCAGCTAGTTCAGCAATTGTTGGATATAGTTTTTTCGCCATTGGCCTACTAAAAATCTCACAACTATTACTCATTAATAATTTTGATGTATTCGGTGTAGAACTCATCAAAAATCAAGTACTTATTTCCACAATTTTTGAAGGAAACATATTATTAGTTTCACTAATTTCCATAATGATCATTCAAAATGATAAAGAGGGGAACAAAACAAAATATCTTCAATATTACATCGGTGGGAGTTTTATTTTTATCAGTATTTTAATTGTAGGAACGACCGATTATATATTTAGTTTAATTGATTGGGTTAATGAAAGAGCATCAATTTACCTTCTAACATTTATGCCTATTATTCTTAACTTGGTTTTATTTGGAGCATTCATGATTAAGTTTTTAGAACATACTAAAAGCTACCTTTTACAGATGCTATTTTGGAGTATTTTACCTCTTTCAGTAGCTCAATTACATATTTTCTATGGTAGTACCGAACTATTTGATGCTCATTTTAATATCTCTCAATTTCTTTTAACCGTTTCTTTTGTACTTCCCTTTGTTGGCTTACTCATGGACTATATTGAAATGTTCAAAACAGAGAAACGAAAAACCACTGAATTAATTCTGATTCAACAAGACCTAAAAAGTAAAAATCATGAATTAGAACAATTTGCATATACCACCTCACATGATTTGCAAGAACCTTTAAGGAGTATTACAAGTTTAACAGAGTTACTTAAAAGTACTTATAAAGACCAATTTGATCATAATGGTAATCAGATGCTGGATTATATTCATTCTTCAGCTGATCGGATGATTAATTTAATTAAAGCACTACTCGAGTATTCAAAAATTGGGAGAAACAGGACTTTATCCAACATCGACTGTGATCAAATGATGACCGATGTTTTACAAGACCTTCGTATCTCTTTAAGTGAATCAAATGCTAAAATTAGATTCAATAATTTACCTGTTATCAGAGGGTACGAAATAGAATTGAGATTACTATTTCAAAATTTGATTACCAATGCAATTAAATTCAAAAGGCCTGATGTTAATCCTGTCGTCACCATCTCTTCTATTCACATGGCCGGAGAATGGATGTTTGCTTTTCAGGACAATGGAATTGGTATTAAGAAAGAACATCTCGAAAATATATTTATCATTTTCAATAGACTTCATTCCAAAAGTGAATATGAGGGATCTGGAATTGGTTTAGCCCATTGTCAGAAAATTGTCGATTTGCATCATGGTAGTATTTGGGTAGAATCCGATAGTGAATTTGGGTCTACTTTTTACTTTACGATTTTAGAGAAAATTCCCGAGATAGAGTAG
- the rpoB gene encoding DNA-directed RNA polymerase subunit beta gives MATFKNGRKNFAKAKRVLDYPDFLDVQFKSFHNFFQIDTPPELREDEGLYKVFMENFPITDSRENFLLEFIDYTIDPPKYTVDECVERGLTFSVPLKAKLKLSCSDEDNEDFETIEQDVFLGNIPYMTRRGSFVVNGAERVIVSQLHRSPGVFFAQSKHTNGTKLYSARVIPFKGSWIEFATDVNNVMYAYIDRKKKFPVTMLLRSIGYGSDKDILDLFELSEEISVSKENLASLENRTLAARVLKTWTEDFVDEDTGEVVSIDRNDVILERDHIISEEDLEMIEDSGVGSVIVHRKDININDFRIIFDTLSKDNSNSEKEAVHQIYRQLRNTEAPDDQTARDIIQNLFFSDKRYDLGEVGRYKLNRKLKTETSMDIRVLTKEDIVKIIKHLIHLINSKAVVDDIDHLSNRRIRTVGEQLYSQFGVGLARMARTIKERMNVRDNEDFKPVDLVNARTLSSVINSFFGTNQLSQFMDQTNPLAEVTHKRRISALGPGGLSRERAGFEVRDVHYTHYGRLCTIETPEGPNIGLISSLTVYAKVNNMGFIETPYRKVTNGVVDIEDANVTYISAEEEDEKFIAQAKTDLDENNRFEEEFVKVRYEGDFPLKTPEEIDYMDVAPNQIVSIAASMIPFLEHDDANRALMGSNMQRQAVPLLKPEAPIVGTGLERNVAIDSRTVVLAEKDGVIDSVDANSINVRYDHSDDEWLASFESEVKSHNLIKFRRTNQDTCMNMRPIVKKGQRVSKGDVLSEGYSTENGELAIGKNLLVAFMPWQGYNFEDAIVISERVVRNDVYTSLHIVEHELEVRDTKRGEEELTSEIPNVGEEAVKNLDENGIIRVGSRVRPGDILIGKITPKGESDPTPEEKLLRAIFGDKAGDVKDASLKASPSLIGTVIDTRLFARPKKDKELRAKAKKEVELLKKQYSRDLKGLENRMMAKLVELLDGMTCQGVKHKFGQEVMSAGVTFSEANISENIFPGENPFRDDSSYAVAEEANLLGDLILDNWTDDARVNELVRSTVKNYVNARNEVTGYFKRDRFTLEVGDELPTGIVKLAKVYIAKRRKLKVGDKMAGRHGNKGVVAKIVPEEDMPFLEDGTPMDICLNPLGVPSRMNIGQIYETVLGWAGLKMGRKYATPIFDGASEEEVVAELKEAGLPDYGRAQLYDGLTGEPFHQRVSVGVMYMLKLGHLVDDKMHARSIGPYSLITQQPLGGKAQFGGQRFGEMEVWALEAFGAANVLREILTVKSDDVQGRAKAYEAIVKGDNMPNPNVPESFNVLVHELRGLALEITLQ, from the coding sequence TTGGCAACATTCAAGAACGGTAGAAAGAATTTTGCGAAAGCAAAGAGAGTTCTAGATTATCCAGATTTTCTAGACGTACAGTTTAAGTCATTCCATAACTTCTTCCAAATCGATACTCCTCCGGAGTTGAGAGAAGACGAAGGTTTGTACAAAGTATTCATGGAGAATTTCCCTATTACGGATTCTCGTGAAAACTTCTTATTGGAATTCATCGATTACACAATTGATCCACCGAAATATACGGTTGACGAGTGTGTAGAAAGAGGTTTGACTTTTAGTGTACCTTTAAAAGCAAAATTAAAGCTTTCGTGTAGCGATGAAGATAATGAGGATTTTGAAACCATTGAACAAGATGTGTTCTTGGGTAACATTCCTTATATGACAAGAAGAGGATCATTTGTAGTAAATGGTGCGGAACGTGTAATCGTTTCTCAACTTCACAGATCTCCTGGTGTTTTCTTTGCACAATCAAAACACACAAACGGTACGAAACTTTACTCTGCAAGAGTAATTCCTTTCAAAGGATCATGGATCGAATTTGCAACTGACGTGAATAACGTGATGTATGCTTATATCGACCGTAAGAAAAAATTCCCTGTAACAATGCTTCTTCGTTCGATCGGTTATGGATCGGATAAAGATATCTTGGATTTATTCGAGTTATCAGAGGAGATCTCAGTATCTAAAGAAAACTTAGCTTCTTTAGAGAACAGAACATTGGCTGCTCGTGTATTGAAAACATGGACAGAAGACTTCGTAGATGAAGATACAGGTGAAGTAGTATCAATTGATCGTAACGATGTAATCTTAGAGCGTGACCACATCATCTCAGAAGAAGATCTTGAAATGATCGAAGATTCTGGCGTTGGTTCAGTAATCGTTCACAGAAAAGATATCAACATCAACGATTTCCGTATCATCTTCGATACGTTATCTAAAGATAATTCAAACTCAGAGAAGGAAGCGGTTCACCAAATCTACCGTCAACTTCGTAACACTGAGGCTCCTGATGATCAGACTGCACGTGATATTATCCAAAACTTATTCTTCTCTGACAAACGTTATGACTTAGGTGAAGTTGGTCGTTACAAACTTAACCGTAAGTTGAAGACAGAGACGAGCATGGACATCCGTGTGCTGACAAAAGAAGATATTGTCAAAATCATCAAGCACTTGATCCACTTGATCAACTCAAAAGCTGTTGTCGATGATATTGACCACTTGTCAAACCGTCGTATCCGTACTGTAGGTGAGCAATTGTACTCACAATTCGGTGTTGGTTTAGCGCGTATGGCACGTACAATCAAAGAGCGTATGAACGTTCGTGATAACGAAGACTTTAAGCCAGTTGACTTGGTAAATGCTCGTACGTTATCATCAGTAATTAACTCGTTCTTCGGTACCAACCAGCTATCTCAGTTCATGGACCAAACTAACCCTCTTGCAGAGGTTACGCACAAGCGTCGTATCTCAGCATTAGGACCAGGTGGTCTTTCAAGAGAGCGTGCAGGTTTCGAGGTTCGTGACGTTCACTACACTCACTATGGTCGTCTTTGTACTATTGAGACACCAGAAGGTCCAAACATTGGTTTGATTTCGTCATTAACTGTATATGCGAAAGTAAACAATATGGGCTTCATCGAAACTCCTTACCGTAAAGTAACTAACGGTGTTGTTGATATTGAGGACGCTAACGTTACTTATATCTCAGCAGAGGAGGAAGATGAGAAATTTATCGCACAAGCGAAAACTGATCTTGATGAGAATAACCGTTTCGAAGAAGAATTTGTAAAAGTTCGTTACGAAGGTGACTTCCCATTAAAGACTCCAGAGGAAATTGACTACATGGACGTTGCTCCTAACCAAATTGTATCGATTGCCGCATCAATGATTCCTTTCTTAGAGCATGATGATGCCAACCGTGCCTTGATGGGATCAAACATGCAGCGTCAAGCAGTGCCATTATTGAAGCCTGAAGCTCCAATCGTAGGTACTGGTTTGGAAAGAAACGTAGCCATTGACTCTCGTACAGTTGTTCTTGCTGAAAAAGATGGTGTAATCGATTCTGTTGATGCTAATTCAATCAACGTTCGTTACGATCACTCGGATGATGAGTGGTTAGCTTCTTTCGAATCAGAAGTGAAGAGCCATAACTTGATCAAGTTCCGTAGAACGAACCAAGATACTTGTATGAACATGCGTCCAATCGTGAAGAAAGGACAACGTGTTTCTAAAGGTGATGTTCTTTCAGAAGGTTACTCTACAGAAAATGGCGAATTGGCAATTGGTAAAAACTTACTAGTAGCCTTCATGCCTTGGCAAGGTTATAACTTTGAGGATGCAATCGTAATCTCTGAGCGTGTTGTACGTAACGATGTTTACACATCATTACACATTGTAGAGCACGAATTGGAAGTACGTGACACTAAACGTGGTGAAGAAGAATTAACTTCTGAAATCCCTAACGTTGGTGAAGAAGCAGTGAAGAACTTGGACGAAAACGGTATTATCCGTGTTGGTTCACGTGTTCGTCCTGGCGACATCCTTATTGGTAAGATTACTCCAAAAGGAGAATCTGATCCAACTCCAGAAGAAAAATTATTACGTGCGATCTTCGGTGATAAAGCAGGTGATGTAAAAGATGCATCATTAAAAGCTTCTCCATCATTGATCGGTACAGTAATCGATACACGTTTATTCGCTCGTCCTAAGAAAGACAAAGAATTACGTGCTAAGGCTAAGAAAGAAGTAGAGCTATTGAAAAAACAATACTCTCGCGACTTGAAAGGCTTAGAAAATAGAATGATGGCTAAATTGGTGGAACTTCTTGACGGTATGACTTGTCAAGGTGTGAAACACAAGTTTGGTCAAGAGGTAATGAGTGCAGGAGTTACTTTCTCTGAAGCAAATATCTCTGAAAACATCTTCCCTGGTGAGAACCCATTCCGTGATGACTCATCGTATGCAGTTGCTGAAGAAGCGAACCTTTTAGGTGACCTTATCTTGGATAACTGGACTGATGATGCTCGTGTAAACGAATTGGTAAGATCTACAGTGAAGAACTATGTAAATGCTCGTAACGAAGTAACAGGTTACTTCAAGCGTGATAGATTTACATTAGAAGTGGGTGACGAATTACCAACTGGTATCGTGAAACTTGCTAAAGTTTACATCGCTAAGCGTCGTAAATTGAAAGTAGGTGATAAGATGGCCGGTCGTCACGGTAACAAGGGTGTTGTTGCGAAGATCGTACCTGAAGAGGATATGCCATTCTTGGAAGACGGTACTCCAATGGACATCTGTTTGAACCCACTAGGTGTACCTTCTCGTATGAACATCGGTCAGATTTACGAAACAGTTCTTGGATGGGCTGGTTTGAAAATGGGTAGAAAATATGCCACTCCAATCTTCGATGGTGCTTCTGAAGAAGAAGTAGTAGCGGAATTGAAAGAGGCTGGTCTTCCTGATTATGGTCGTGCTCAATTATACGATGGTTTAACAGGTGAGCCATTCCACCAAAGAGTATCTGTTGGTGTAATGTACATGCTGAAACTAGGTCACTTAGTAGATGACAAAATGCACGCCCGTTCTATTGGTCCTTACTCGTTGATTACTCAACAACCTCTAGGTGGTAAGGCACAATTCGGTGGTCAGCGTTTCGGTGAGATGGAAGTTTGGGCATTAGAGGCATTCGGTGCAGCTAATGTACTTCGTGAAATCTTAACTGTGAAGTCTGACGACGTTCAAGGACGTGCGAAAGCATACGAGGCAATTGTTAAAGGTGACAATATGCCTAACCCGAATGTTCCAGAATCATTCAACGTATTGGTTCACGAACTTCGTGGTCTAGCTCTAGAAATTACGCTTCAGTAA
- a CDS encoding outer membrane beta-barrel protein, with product MKKFIVSLIFALVGYTASAQTEFMITYQMGLPVGETSDYVGAFSGRGMGLEWRHHLTTTPVSFGFSVNWNVLYDKSEDRYVGDGVIADGKQYRTMNIVPILGHAHYYFNKDGILNPYAGVGVGTYYINQRTEFGQWAIVEKNWHFGVAPEVGVIADVSSSLNMLFSVRYNHAFKAGNSIDHSYVGFNIGLVY from the coding sequence ATGAAAAAATTTATCGTATCCTTAATTTTTGCATTGGTAGGATATACAGCTTCAGCACAAACAGAATTTATGATCACTTACCAAATGGGATTACCTGTTGGAGAAACTAGTGATTACGTAGGTGCATTTAGTGGTAGAGGTATGGGTCTTGAGTGGAGACACCATTTAACTACAACTCCTGTGTCTTTTGGCTTCTCAGTAAACTGGAATGTTTTATATGACAAATCAGAAGACCGATATGTTGGTGATGGTGTAATTGCAGATGGTAAACAATACCGTACAATGAACATTGTTCCTATTCTAGGACATGCACATTATTACTTCAATAAAGACGGTATCTTAAACCCTTATGCAGGTGTAGGTGTGGGTACCTATTATATAAACCAAAGAACAGAATTTGGTCAATGGGCCATTGTTGAAAAGAATTGGCATTTTGGTGTAGCTCCTGAAGTAGGTGTTATTGCTGATGTGAGTTCTTCATTAAATATGTTGTTTAGTGTAAGATATAACCATGCATTTAAAGCAGGTAACTCTATAGATCACTCTTACGTTGGATTCAACATTGGTTTAGTTTACTAA
- a CDS encoding TlpA family protein disulfide reductase yields MNKQKIIKELKSWGIIVSVFGVLYFTGLHVEVFGFIQRLTLATGLRNADADTEERGRYGSTDYKWMLQDYTTGEKVNLEEFKGKTVFLNVWATWCPPCVAEMPSIEGLYQKLKDNEDIVFVMLSVDEKPENVGEFMKRKKFTFPVYQEITSTPSVFQTRSIPTTFVFDKNGEIIFKHTGIANYDTEDFVKMLTSH; encoded by the coding sequence ATGAACAAACAAAAAATTATTAAGGAACTTAAATCCTGGGGTATAATCGTAAGTGTATTTGGTGTGTTGTATTTTACAGGCTTACATGTTGAAGTATTTGGATTTATACAACGGTTAACATTAGCTACCGGATTAAGAAACGCAGATGCCGATACAGAAGAGAGAGGTAGATATGGAAGTACAGACTATAAATGGATGCTGCAAGATTATACTACTGGAGAAAAAGTAAACCTTGAAGAGTTTAAAGGGAAAACGGTATTTTTAAATGTTTGGGCAACATGGTGCCCTCCTTGTGTAGCAGAAATGCCAAGCATTGAGGGATTGTATCAAAAACTAAAAGACAATGAGGATATAGTTTTTGTGATGTTGAGTGTGGATGAAAAGCCTGAAAATGTGGGTGAGTTTATGAAAAGAAAGAAATTTACCTTTCCCGTTTATCAAGAAATAACTTCAACTCCTTCCGTTTTTCAAACAAGAAGTATCCCCACCACCTTTGTATTTGATAAGAATGGAGAGATCATCTTTAAACATACAGGTATTGCCAATTACGATACCGAGGATTTTGTAAAAATGCTCACATCTCATTGA
- a CDS encoding DNA polymerase/3'-5' exonuclease PolX, which yields MTNKDIIKGFRLLTQLMELHGANPFKTRAYSTAIQSMENAGTPLIGLNNDELIALGFSKTMAEKLVNWFSSGTLDDLEELKEKTPEGVIDMMGLSGVGPKKIAALWKELEIDSLDKLKVACEENKVQTLKGFAAKTEAKILQQVDFLKENKKRLHYAKAEKFAEVIVAFLEEKGIKNSLAGELSLKREVVDTLSFTVVAESSSQLKTSLSEFNQLILDEAKSSPLTVRGELVETGTSVEFFVCREEEFIKIAFQKSAAPEHLSLRGSADYPTLRDVLNKTEYSSIEDIYKNAGLPVFPVELREGEEYVGDFIKNGIPTLVEDEDLKGSLHNHSDYSDGQNTLREMAEYLKAKGYEYLGISDHSKTAFYANGLSVERIEQQHKEIDALNKELAPFKIFKGIESDILNDGRLDYDDDVLATFDFVVSSIHSPLTMDKATATARLIKAIEHPATTILGHPTGRLLLRREGYPIDHKAVIDACAKHGVIIEINSSPWRLDLDWRWAKYALDQGVKLSLNPDAHAVEGYADMHYGLLVGRKAGLTKEMTLNAMSLEEIETYFKSRKK from the coding sequence ATGACCAACAAAGATATTATTAAAGGCTTCCGTTTATTGACACAATTGATGGAACTACACGGAGCCAATCCTTTTAAGACAAGAGCATATTCTACGGCGATTCAGAGTATGGAAAATGCCGGTACTCCATTAATCGGCTTAAATAATGACGAGCTGATTGCGTTGGGCTTTTCCAAAACAATGGCAGAAAAGTTAGTCAATTGGTTCTCTAGTGGGACTTTAGACGATCTTGAAGAACTAAAGGAAAAAACTCCAGAAGGTGTGATCGACATGATGGGATTGAGTGGAGTTGGGCCTAAAAAAATTGCTGCTCTTTGGAAAGAATTAGAGATCGATTCATTAGATAAGCTGAAAGTGGCTTGCGAGGAAAATAAAGTTCAAACTTTAAAAGGTTTTGCTGCTAAAACCGAAGCAAAAATTCTTCAACAAGTCGATTTCTTGAAGGAAAATAAAAAGCGTTTACATTATGCTAAAGCTGAAAAGTTTGCTGAAGTAATTGTCGCTTTCTTAGAAGAAAAAGGGATCAAAAATAGCCTTGCAGGTGAGTTATCACTGAAACGAGAAGTCGTCGATACATTATCATTTACTGTAGTTGCTGAAAGTTCTTCTCAATTGAAAACATCACTTTCGGAGTTCAATCAATTGATATTGGACGAGGCAAAATCTTCCCCACTTACTGTTCGAGGTGAATTAGTAGAAACAGGTACTTCGGTCGAATTCTTTGTCTGTAGAGAAGAGGAATTCATCAAAATTGCCTTCCAAAAATCTGCTGCTCCAGAACACCTTTCTTTAAGAGGAAGTGCTGATTATCCAACATTAAGAGACGTACTGAACAAGACGGAATATTCGTCTATTGAAGATATTTATAAGAATGCAGGACTTCCGGTCTTCCCTGTTGAATTGAGAGAAGGAGAGGAGTATGTCGGCGATTTCATTAAGAATGGAATTCCGACTTTAGTAGAAGATGAAGATCTAAAAGGAAGCTTGCACAATCACTCGGATTATTCTGACGGGCAGAATACATTAAGAGAGATGGCTGAATACTTGAAAGCAAAAGGATATGAGTATTTAGGTATTTCAGATCACTCGAAGACTGCTTTTTACGCTAACGGTCTTTCTGTGGAACGTATCGAACAGCAACACAAAGAAATTGATGCTTTAAATAAAGAATTGGCTCCTTTCAAAATCTTTAAAGGGATTGAATCTGATATCTTAAATGATGGTCGATTGGATTATGATGATGATGTTTTGGCTACATTCGATTTTGTGGTTTCGTCGATTCACTCTCCATTAACGATGGATAAAGCAACAGCAACAGCTCGTTTGATTAAGGCCATAGAACATCCTGCGACCACTATACTTGGTCATCCAACAGGACGACTTCTTTTACGTAGAGAAGGTTACCCTATCGATCATAAAGCAGTAATTGATGCTTGTGCTAAACATGGAGTGATTATCGAGATCAACTCTAGTCCATGGCGATTGGATTTGGATTGGAGATGGGCGAAGTATGCTTTAGATCAAGGCGTAAAATTATCGCTTAATCCAGATGCACACGCCGTAGAAGGGTATGCTGATATGCACTATGGATTATTAGTTGGTAGAAAAGCCGGTCTAACCAAAGAAATGACCCTCAATGCCATGAGTTTGGAAGAGATAGAAACCTATTTCAAATCAAGAAAAAAATAG
- a CDS encoding DUF5606 family protein — MNLKDIAAIAGKPGLYKVLKPSRTGVIVETLEAKPKKTIVSASQRISILKEISMYVTGQAEESVPLEEVFASVKEKFGTEKLDVDTKSEESLEDFIFAVLPNWDSDRIYTSDIKKLVTWYNKLVEFYPESLEDKKEDKEASEKAAE; from the coding sequence ATGAACTTAAAAGACATTGCTGCAATTGCAGGTAAGCCAGGTTTATACAAAGTATTAAAACCATCACGTACTGGTGTAATCGTTGAAACTTTGGAAGCTAAGCCTAAGAAAACAATTGTAAGTGCAAGCCAAAGAATCTCTATCTTGAAAGAGATCTCTATGTATGTTACTGGTCAAGCGGAAGAGTCAGTGCCATTGGAAGAAGTATTCGCTTCAGTAAAAGAAAAATTTGGTACAGAGAAACTAGATGTTGATACTAAATCTGAAGAGTCTTTAGAAGACTTCATTTTCGCAGTTCTTCCTAACTGGGATTCAGATAGAATCTACACTTCAGATATCAAAAAATTAGTGACTTGGTACAACAAACTAGTTGAGTTCTACCCAGAGTCATTAGAAGATAAAAAAGAAGACAAAGAAGCATCTGAGAAAGCTGCTGAGTAA
- the panB gene encoding 3-methyl-2-oxobutanoate hydroxymethyltransferase: MSIHKPDIKKVTTHQLAAMKARGEKISMLTAYDFSMAKILDSSGIDVLLVGDSASNVMAGNETTLPITLDQMIYHATSVVRAVDRALVVVDIPFGSYQGSSTEALRSAIRIMKETGGHAVKVEGGAEIQESVKKILSAGVPVMGHLGLTPQSIYKFGTYTVRAKEEAEAQKLIEDAKLLEELGCFALVLEKIPSALAERVAKKLTIPVIGIGAGAGVDGQVLVVHDMLGITQDFKPRFLRRYADVGGMMKEAVQSYISDVKSHDFPNEKECY, encoded by the coding sequence ATGTCAATTCACAAACCAGATATTAAGAAAGTTACTACGCATCAATTAGCGGCAATGAAAGCAAGAGGAGAGAAAATTTCTATGCTTACTGCTTATGATTTTTCGATGGCTAAAATCTTAGATTCATCAGGTATTGATGTGTTATTGGTAGGCGATTCAGCTTCCAATGTAATGGCTGGTAATGAAACTACTTTGCCAATTACTTTAGATCAAATGATTTACCACGCAACTTCTGTTGTAAGGGCCGTGGATAGAGCATTAGTTGTAGTGGATATTCCTTTTGGTAGTTATCAAGGTAGTTCGACTGAAGCTTTACGTTCTGCAATCAGAATTATGAAAGAGACAGGCGGACATGCTGTAAAAGTTGAAGGTGGTGCAGAAATTCAAGAATCTGTGAAGAAGATCTTGTCTGCGGGTGTTCCAGTAATGGGTCACTTAGGATTAACTCCACAATCAATTTATAAATTCGGAACATATACGGTAAGAGCGAAAGAAGAAGCCGAAGCACAAAAACTAATCGAAGATGCGAAACTTTTAGAAGAACTAGGATGTTTTGCATTGGTATTGGAAAAAATTCCTTCAGCATTAGCTGAGAGAGTTGCAAAGAAATTAACCATCCCAGTAATTGGTATTGGTGCAGGTGCAGGAGTTGATGGTCAAGTGTTGGTTGTTCACGATATGTTGGGCATTACACAAGACTTTAAACCTCGTTTCTTAAGAAGATATGCAGATGTTGGTGGAATGATGAAAGAAGCTGTTCAAAGCTATATTTCTGATGTGAAATCGCATGACTTCCCGAACGAAAAAGAATGCTATTAG